In Oryza sativa Japonica Group chromosome 11, ASM3414082v1, the following are encoded in one genomic region:
- the LOC136353871 gene encoding uncharacterized protein, translating to MEALQAERAELDATWARVEEGRRSVEAMVEVGRKAHRRHVSELEARQKVLGEIAKEVEEERGAALIATTVMNEAQDALRLQYGSWEAELGKKLDTARGVLDAAAAREQRAAETEAASRQREETLEARAMALEERSCVMVKDLADREAAVAIREVTLTAHEAACAEEESTLRLREDALIERERALEEAEVAAKRLAESASLREAALEEQARRNLEGARAERAALNQRAAELEAQARELDARARSGGAAAGESDLVARLAAAEHTIADLQGALDSSAGEVEALRLAGEVGPGMLRDAVSRLDRAGRQAGLWGGRTAKYAANQGGLAQRLSEMAGTLQRLPEELERTIKSSSRDLARGAVELVLASYQARDPDFSPWTALDEFPPGTEDGARAQVRDAADHIVHSFEGSAPRLAFALNSDEEGDDGGVGDSGDEAGDPGASE from the coding sequence atggaggccctgcaagcagagcgggcggagctcgacgccacatgggcgcgtgtcgaagaggggcgacgctcagtggaggccatggtggaggtgggccgcaaggcacaccgccggcacgtctcagagctcgaagcccgtcagaaggtgctgggggagatcgccaaggaggtggaggaggagcggggggctgccctcatcgccactaccgtgatgaacgaggcgcaggacgccctccgccttcaatacgggagctgggaggcggagctagggaagaagctcgacaccgcccggggggtccttgacgctgccgctgcccgagaacagcgggcggcggagaccgaggcgGCATCCCGGCAGCGTGAAGAAACCCtcgaggcccgtgccatggcgctggaagagcgttcCTGCGTCATGGTGAAGGATCTGGCGGACCGTGAGGCCGCCGTTGCCATTCGGGAGGTCACACTGACGGCGCacgaagccgcctgtgccgaagaggagtccacactccgcctccgcgaagaTGCACTCAtcgagcgggagcgagccctCGAGGAGGCTGAGGTCGCGGCGAAAAGGCTGGCGGAGAGCGCGTCCCTCCGTGAGGCTGCGCTAGAGGAACAagcgcgccgtaatctggaaggtgcccgcgccgagagggccgcactgaaccagcgggccgctgaactcgaggcgcaggcaagggaattggacgcgagggcgcgcagcggcggggcggctgcgggcgaaagtgacttagtcgcccgcctcgcagctgccgaacacaccatcgccgatctgcagggcgcgctagactcgtccgccggggaggtcgaggcccttcgcttggcaggcgaggtagggcccggcatgcttcgagacgccgtctcccgtctagaccgcgccggccggcaggcgggcctctggggcgggcggactgcgaagtacgccgccaaccaggggggcctcgcccagcgcctctcggagatggccgggactcttcaacggctccccgaggagctcgagaggacgattaagtcatcctcgagggacctcgcccgaggagcggtggagctcgtactggcgagttaccaggccagggatcccgacttctccccctggacagcgctggacgagttccctcccgggaccgaggatggcgcgcgcgcgcaggtccgggacgccgccgaccatatcgtccacagcttcgagggttcggcccctcggctcgcgttcgccctcaactccgacgaggagggcgatgacggcggtgtgggcgacagtggcgacgaggctggcgacccgggtgcatcggagtga